A portion of the Podospora pseudoanserina strain CBS 124.78 chromosome 2, whole genome shotgun sequence genome contains these proteins:
- a CDS encoding hypothetical protein (COG:C; EggNog:ENOG503NX49) → MTAGKKWILTGQEGYDTSLQLVDSDISTDQLGPDDVLVQLQAASLNYRDLVIAKNDGGVTGSITPNVVPGSDGAGMVVAVGSSVTGLGPGDRVITYLAPTLPPSDETALPGAAEIFAGLGQRLDGTLANQMLITQHGVIKGPSNLTPVQAATLTCSGLTAWNALFGVSGREIKKGDWVLVQGTGGVSIAALQFAVAVGANVIATTSSEEKAERLKELGARHVINYKETEDWGEAAKKYTPGEKGVDMVVDVAGNSSLVQSLAAVRTDGIICLVGLLGKFDAGTIPMMSALWRPCIVRGVLLGSRKQYRNLVRFVEEKAVVPVMDDVVFGLEDVKEAYKRMEEQKHFSKIVIKIEE, encoded by the exons ATGACCGCCGGCAAGAAATGGATTCTCACAGGCCAGGAAGGTTATGATACCTCCCTTCAACTGGTCGACTCGGACATTTCGACCGACCAGCTGGGACCGGATGACGTGCTAGTCCAGCTTCAAGCTGCCAGTCTCAACTATCGTGATTTGGTCATTGCCAAAAACGAT GGCGGAGTAACCGGCTCCATCACCCCTAACGTCGTCCCTGGCTCCGACGGCGCGGGCATGGTCGTCGCCGTTGGGTCCTCCGTGACTGGTCTCGGCCCAGGCGACAGAGTCATCACTTACCTcgccccaaccctcccaccatCGGATGAAACCGCTCTCCCAGGCGCCGCCGAAATCTTCGCTGGTCTTGGGCAGAGGCTGGACGGTACCCTCGCCAACCAGATGCTCATCACCCAGCATGGCGTCATCAAGGGCCCTTCCAACCTGACGCCCGTCCAAGCCGCTACACTGACCTGCAGCGGTTTGACAGCCTGGAACGCCCTCTTTGGAGTCTCTGGGAGAGAGATCAAAAAGGGTGACTGGGTTCTTGTTCAGGGAACTGGCGGTGTTAGTATCGCCGCTTTGCagtttgctgttgctgttggggcgAATGTCATCGCTACTACTTCTTCTGAAgagaaggcggagaggcTGAAGGAGTTGGGGGCGAGGCATGTCATTAACTATAAGGAGACGGAAGACTGGGGtgaggcggccaagaagtACACTCCTGGTGAGAAGGGCGTGGATATGGTGGTGGATGTAGCTGGAAACTCTTCTTTGGTGCAGTCGCTGGCGGCTGTGAGGACAGATGGGATTATTTGCTTGGTTGGATTGCTTGGCAAGTTCGATGCTGGTACAATCCCGATGATGTCTGCGCTCTGGAGGCCTTGTATCGTGCGGGGTGTGCTGTTGGGTAGCAGGAAGCAGTACAGGAATTTGGTCCggtttgtggaggagaaggcggttgtgccggtgatggatgatgtcGTGTTCGGGTTAGAAGACGTCAAGGAGGCGTACAAGAGAatggaggagcagaagcatTTTAGCAAGATTGTTATCAAGATTGAGGAGTAG
- a CDS encoding hypothetical protein (EggNog:ENOG503PHZ0), with the protein MKLQSLCAITLATLTPLVTANFDIYMAEEKTTVGGPQVWPMWHIFDTDPTCDDLAENPNYLGSDDVSGNKVGVRCESSSDPFNCAVQHYPADGIDVLEMNFHSDPPVYHWKAYMTMVAIYKDRNYDMYGLDGNVYGNCFPFPGFEYECGDPILGGFTGTRKFRCLTEFTAAQIKAAWGTKRSVPFTLKEAEGVKGRKVQKWEA; encoded by the exons ATGAAGCTCCAATCCCTCTGCgccatcaccctcgccaccctcacccccctcgtcACCGCCAACTTCGACATCTACATGGCCGAAGAAAAGACCACCGTCGGGGGGCCCCAGGTCTGGCCCATGTGGCACATCTTCGACACCGATCCCACCTGCGACGACCTTGCCGAAAACCCTAACTACCTCGGCAGCGACGACGTCTCTGGCAACAAAGTCGGCGTCCGCTGCGAATCTTCCTCCGATCCCTTCAACTGCGCTGTCCAGCACTACCCCGCTGACGGCATTGACGTTCTCGAGATGAACTTCCACAGTGACCCCCCTGTGTACCACTGGA AGGCTTACATGACGATGGTAGCTATTTACAAGGATCGCAACTATGACATGTACGGTCTTGATGGGAATGTCTATGGGAACTGCTTCCCCTTTCCTGGGTTTGAGTACGAGTGCGGCGATCCTATCCTTGGTGGGTTTACTGGTACGCGCAAGTTCAGGTGCTTGACCGAGTTTACGGCTGCGCAGATCAAGGCTGCTTGGGGTACCAAGAGGAGTGTTCCGTTTACTTTGAAGGAagcggagggggtgaagggtcGGAAGGTGCAGAAGTGGGAGGCTTGA